A single window of Granulicella sibirica DNA harbors:
- a CDS encoding 4-(cytidine 5'-diphospho)-2-C-methyl-D-erythritol kinase, producing the protein MGTRVRSYAKVNLGLAIGPAREDGFHGLVTLYQTLDLHDFVTVSARVSEEIKISLTSDHPRVPCDGRNTAWKMVEGALTRLEVTAEVAIHIEKRLPVQGGMGAGSANAAAALIALERELGVALPEAERLALAAEVGSDVPLFLVGGAVLGEGRGEVVSPMADFAATACVVAIPAVGVSTPRAFREWDQRYAARHNASSNGIRYPGLTSGGGGDTLNELSRVYASVFREAERLEAESGTSGIVREPAPDLIQGGISNGLAENTLLELVRTGIENDFEEVVFSQYSSLREIKRQLMGMETGSPAVYAALSGSGSALFGLYRSTAEAQAAQQRVQASGVKALATETLPRAEYWRRMIAG; encoded by the coding sequence ATGGGCACAAGGGTTCGGTCGTATGCGAAGGTGAATCTTGGACTGGCAATCGGGCCGGCTCGAGAGGATGGATTTCATGGTCTGGTGACCCTATACCAGACGCTCGATCTGCATGATTTTGTGACGGTGTCCGCGCGTGTGAGTGAGGAGATCAAGATCTCGCTGACATCCGATCATCCCCGCGTACCGTGCGATGGGCGTAACACGGCCTGGAAGATGGTTGAGGGTGCCTTGACGCGGCTTGAGGTAACGGCTGAGGTGGCGATTCATATCGAGAAGAGGCTGCCGGTTCAGGGTGGGATGGGGGCTGGATCGGCGAACGCGGCTGCTGCGCTGATTGCGCTGGAAAGGGAGTTGGGGGTCGCGCTGCCTGAGGCGGAGCGCTTGGCCCTGGCAGCGGAAGTGGGGTCGGATGTGCCGCTGTTTCTTGTGGGGGGCGCGGTCCTTGGAGAAGGCCGGGGCGAGGTTGTTTCCCCGATGGCCGACTTTGCGGCTACAGCGTGTGTGGTGGCGATTCCGGCGGTCGGGGTATCGACGCCGCGAGCTTTCCGCGAATGGGATCAGAGGTATGCGGCGCGCCACAACGCGTCATCGAACGGTATAAGGTACCCGGGCTTGACATCCGGAGGGGGAGGCGATACTCTAAATGAGTTGAGCCGCGTTTACGCGTCCGTCTTTCGGGAAGCCGAGAGGCTGGAAGCTGAATCCGGCACCTCCGGTATCGTTCGTGAACCCGCTCCTGACTTGATTCAAGGCGGCATATCGAACGGTCTGGCCGAGAATACCCTTCTCGAGCTTGTCCGCACCGGGATCGAGAACGACTTTGAAGAGGTCGTCTTCTCGCAGTATTCCTCCTTGCGTGAGATCAAGCGTCAACTGATGGGTATGGAAACGGGATCGCCTGCAGTGTATGCGGCGCTCTCTGGTTCAGGTTCGGCTCTGTTTGGACTTTACCGGTCCACGGCAGAGGCGCAAGCTGCTCAACAACGCGTTCAGGCTTCGGGCGTGAAAGCTCTCGCAACTGAGACCTTGCCACGAGCGGAGTACTGGCGGAGAATGATCGCAGGGTGA
- the ggt gene encoding gamma-glutamyltransferase — MPLRTSSPSPPEPFTPRTGRTPKPFTFLSRHLPGTNALSSKKTHPQPGNPTPKVKTLLSSIATRCLLLSLFTTPLLAQTDTPYIPSTSKHAMVVTIQHNASDAGLEVLKEGGNAVDAAVAVGFALAVTYPVAGNLGGGGFMLVRMKTDQHGKALKAPEAHFLDYRERAPTAATADMYLDKDKNVIKGLSTVGYKAIGVPGTVAGLTYAQKTYGRLTLAQDMAPAIRLATNGFELTAEETKFLQTKYIEKDPESHRIYQRNGDFYKPGETFAQPELAKTLARIATNPGDFYHGDIAKRLAAFVQAGGGLITEKDLADYQVKDRTPLYGKYHGYDIITSPPPSSGGIVLLEILNILSTYDLPKLGADRSAAQMHIITEAFRRAYMDRSDYLGDPDFNDMPLTQMADPKYAAAWRESIDPIKPTPSEGLKRPAGFLPPPPAVPPVHESPQTTHFSVVDKDGNAASSTYTLNSFFGAGITAGNGLAFALNDEMDDFTAKVGVPNMFRLIQGPANSIAPGKRPLSAMTPTMIIKDSKLVMILGSPGGSTIITTVANDLISVLDNHLSIQQAADAPRFHHQYLPDRLDVEKKFPIAPVNELKETGYTVNRAGEFDEKSPGQWGDSELIYIDPKSGLITGGQDQRRHFGKAAGY, encoded by the coding sequence ATGCCACTCCGCACATCCAGCCCTTCACCCCCTGAGCCCTTCACCCCTAGGACCGGCCGCACCCCCAAACCGTTCACATTTCTTTCTCGCCACCTCCCCGGAACCAATGCGCTATCCTCCAAGAAAACCCACCCGCAGCCCGGGAATCCCACTCCCAAGGTCAAAACGTTGCTCTCGTCCATCGCAACCCGCTGCCTCCTCCTCTCGCTCTTCACCACTCCCCTGCTCGCCCAGACGGACACCCCCTACATCCCGTCTACCTCGAAGCACGCCATGGTCGTCACCATCCAGCACAACGCCAGCGACGCCGGCCTCGAAGTCCTCAAGGAGGGCGGCAACGCCGTAGACGCCGCCGTAGCCGTCGGCTTCGCTCTCGCCGTCACCTATCCGGTAGCCGGCAACCTCGGCGGTGGAGGCTTCATGCTCGTCCGCATGAAGACCGATCAGCATGGCAAAGCGCTCAAAGCCCCCGAAGCCCACTTCCTCGACTACCGCGAGCGTGCCCCCACTGCCGCCACCGCCGACATGTACCTCGACAAGGACAAGAACGTCATCAAAGGCCTCTCCACCGTCGGCTACAAGGCGATCGGGGTTCCCGGCACCGTGGCTGGCCTCACCTACGCTCAAAAGACCTACGGACGCCTCACCCTCGCGCAAGACATGGCCCCAGCCATCCGCCTCGCCACCAACGGCTTCGAGCTCACCGCCGAGGAGACAAAGTTCCTCCAGACCAAGTACATCGAAAAAGATCCCGAATCACACCGCATCTACCAGCGCAACGGCGACTTCTACAAGCCCGGCGAGACCTTCGCTCAACCCGAACTCGCCAAGACCCTCGCCCGCATCGCCACCAACCCTGGCGACTTCTACCACGGTGACATCGCCAAGCGCCTAGCTGCCTTCGTGCAGGCCGGCGGAGGCCTCATCACCGAAAAAGACCTCGCCGACTACCAGGTCAAAGACCGCACGCCCCTCTACGGCAAGTACCACGGCTACGACATCATCACCTCGCCACCGCCGTCCTCCGGTGGCATTGTCCTGCTGGAGATCCTCAACATCCTCTCCACCTACGACCTCCCCAAGCTAGGTGCCGACCGCTCCGCCGCCCAGATGCACATCATCACCGAGGCCTTCCGCCGCGCCTACATGGACCGCAGCGACTATCTCGGCGACCCCGACTTCAACGACATGCCTCTCACCCAGATGGCCGATCCGAAGTACGCCGCCGCATGGCGAGAGAGCATCGACCCCATCAAACCCACCCCATCCGAAGGCCTCAAGCGCCCCGCCGGCTTTCTGCCTCCGCCACCCGCCGTTCCGCCCGTCCACGAGTCTCCCCAGACCACCCACTTCTCAGTCGTCGACAAGGATGGCAACGCCGCCTCCAGCACCTACACCCTCAACAGCTTCTTCGGAGCTGGCATCACCGCCGGAAACGGCCTCGCCTTCGCCCTCAACGACGAGATGGACGACTTCACCGCGAAGGTCGGCGTGCCGAACATGTTCCGCCTCATCCAGGGCCCCGCGAACTCCATCGCCCCGGGCAAGCGCCCGCTCTCCGCCATGACGCCGACCATGATCATCAAGGACAGCAAGCTGGTCATGATCCTCGGCTCTCCTGGCGGCTCAACCATCATCACCACGGTAGCCAACGACCTCATCAGCGTCCTCGACAATCACCTCTCCATCCAACAGGCCGCCGATGCTCCACGCTTCCACCACCAGTACCTTCCCGACCGCCTCGACGTCGAGAAGAAGTTCCCCATCGCTCCTGTCAACGAGCTCAAGGAGACCGGCTACACCGTCAATCGCGCCGGCGAATTCGACGAGAAGAGCCCTGGCCAGTGGGGCGACAGTGAGCTCATCTATATCGACCCGAAGTCTGGTCTCATCACCGGCGGACAGGATCAGCGACGCCACTTCGGAAAGGCCGCAGGCTACTAA
- a CDS encoding energy transducer TonB yields the protein MKEISGEEFEGLLDGVLREAANPEVRDGFDVRMRQAVLPVVSQAGNEGEGAMANAGVLVGGGLQEVGVFGSLWASLRDLVARPRMAPLVLASRPVAVVDRMAERRGMGPVGWAIAAHGVAILLVGFGMASRRMMVLPARPDAVAMVEAPTLPKVPPRAQAVGGGGGQKSPTPVAQGRLPKFAETQLVAPKAPALEQPKIAIEPTVVMQKDLKMADSSLPNLGMPNSPTVGTGSLGNGFGTGIGTGNGSGVGLGSGGNTGGGAMRIGGGVSAPVPVFMPDPEFSEEARKAKVSGNVLVYLWVDQAGRPTHVRIIRGIGMGLDEKAIAAVRQYRFKPAFKDSKPVTVEMNVEVNFQIF from the coding sequence ATGAAAGAGATTTCGGGGGAGGAATTCGAGGGTTTGCTGGATGGAGTGCTGCGGGAGGCGGCGAATCCGGAGGTGCGGGATGGGTTTGACGTGAGGATGCGGCAGGCGGTTCTGCCGGTTGTCAGTCAGGCAGGTAACGAAGGGGAGGGTGCGATGGCGAACGCGGGCGTTCTGGTTGGCGGCGGGTTGCAGGAAGTTGGAGTATTTGGATCGCTTTGGGCGAGTCTGCGGGATCTGGTTGCGCGGCCGAGGATGGCGCCGCTGGTGCTTGCGTCGAGGCCGGTGGCGGTCGTCGATCGGATGGCCGAACGCAGGGGGATGGGACCGGTAGGCTGGGCGATCGCCGCGCATGGAGTGGCGATTCTGCTGGTCGGGTTCGGCATGGCTTCGAGGCGGATGATGGTGCTCCCAGCAAGGCCTGACGCTGTAGCGATGGTGGAAGCGCCGACTCTTCCGAAGGTTCCGCCGAGGGCTCAGGCAGTCGGTGGAGGTGGCGGGCAGAAGAGTCCCACGCCGGTGGCCCAGGGGAGGCTGCCGAAGTTTGCCGAGACGCAGCTTGTGGCTCCGAAGGCTCCTGCGCTGGAGCAGCCGAAGATAGCAATCGAGCCGACCGTCGTGATGCAGAAGGATCTGAAGATGGCGGACAGCAGTCTGCCCAATCTCGGCATGCCGAACTCGCCGACCGTCGGGACGGGATCGCTTGGAAACGGCTTCGGGACTGGTATCGGCACAGGGAACGGGTCAGGGGTTGGGTTGGGGTCCGGAGGGAACACGGGAGGTGGCGCGATGCGGATCGGCGGCGGGGTAAGTGCGCCGGTGCCCGTCTTTATGCCGGATCCGGAGTTCTCGGAGGAGGCGCGGAAGGCCAAAGTGTCGGGCAACGTGCTTGTTTACCTGTGGGTCGACCAGGCGGGGAGGCCGACACATGTGCGGATCATTCGCGGGATCGGCATGGGGCTGGATGAGAAGGCGATTGCGGCTGTTCGGCAATACCGCTTCAAGCCTGCATTCAAGGACAGTAAACCCGTAACGGTCGAGATGAACGTGGAGGTGAACTTTCAGATCTTCTGA
- a CDS encoding SGNH/GDSL hydrolase family protein, with product MIRMGWMGVALLAGVATGYGQGTTLKVGQGVVTSGQPSAASPSEADRMKKQLADWPQLGRYAEANKALPAETAGRVVFYGDSITDNWAKPANASVFFPGKPYVGRGISGQTTPQMVVRFRQDVIDLHPEAVVILAGTNDVAGNTGPMTPLMTEENIETMADLAKAHGIRVILCSILPAFDFPWRKGLEPAPKIIALNAWMKDYAAKSGITYVDYHSVMTTVAGGMKDGLSSDGVHPTAAGYAIMEPLVEKSIDAK from the coding sequence ATGATTCGCATGGGTTGGATGGGAGTGGCGTTGTTGGCGGGGGTGGCTACCGGGTATGGGCAGGGGACGACGTTGAAGGTGGGGCAGGGGGTGGTTACCTCGGGACAGCCTTCCGCAGCATCCCCGTCCGAGGCGGACCGGATGAAGAAGCAGCTTGCCGATTGGCCGCAGCTTGGGCGCTACGCCGAGGCCAATAAGGCTCTGCCTGCGGAGACGGCGGGACGGGTGGTGTTCTATGGGGACTCCATTACGGATAACTGGGCCAAGCCGGCAAATGCCTCTGTGTTCTTCCCGGGCAAGCCATATGTCGGGCGCGGAATCAGTGGGCAGACGACACCGCAAATGGTGGTGCGGTTCCGGCAGGATGTGATCGACCTGCACCCCGAGGCTGTGGTCATCCTGGCGGGGACCAATGATGTGGCTGGGAACACCGGACCGATGACGCCGCTGATGACCGAGGAGAACATCGAGACGATGGCGGACCTGGCGAAGGCACATGGGATCCGGGTGATCCTCTGCTCAATCCTTCCGGCATTCGACTTCCCTTGGCGAAAAGGTCTGGAGCCGGCACCGAAGATCATTGCGCTGAATGCGTGGATGAAGGACTACGCAGCGAAGAGCGGGATCACCTACGTCGATTATCACTCGGTCATGACAACCGTAGCGGGCGGCATGAAGGATGGGCTGAGCTCGGATGGCGTTCATCCAACGGCTGCGGGATACGCGATTATGGAGCCACTCGTGGAGAAGTCCATCGACGCGAAGTAG
- a CDS encoding RNA polymerase sigma factor: MSSERGRVFGELVDRHGRFLYRVAFGLLRNAQDAEDAVQEALLKLFRGDAWKEIEDERAFLARVVWRVGLDRLEGRNKRAGDGDVTEMEVADLRETPEEQVVGDGERDLLRRLIDGLPEELRRPLVLSAIEEMTSREVAEAMGIPEGTVRGRVMRARAELKRRFEAVGRVRVMDGVVRR, translated from the coding sequence ATGAGTTCGGAGAGGGGTCGGGTATTCGGGGAGTTGGTGGACCGGCACGGACGGTTCCTCTACCGGGTCGCGTTTGGACTTCTGAGGAATGCGCAGGACGCCGAGGATGCGGTACAGGAGGCGTTGCTGAAGCTGTTTCGCGGGGATGCGTGGAAGGAGATCGAGGACGAGCGGGCGTTTCTGGCCAGGGTCGTCTGGAGGGTTGGGTTGGATCGGCTGGAGGGGAGGAACAAGAGAGCTGGGGATGGCGATGTCACGGAGATGGAGGTGGCGGATTTGCGGGAGACGCCCGAGGAACAGGTAGTTGGGGATGGCGAGAGGGATCTGCTGCGGAGGCTGATCGACGGGTTGCCGGAGGAGTTGCGCAGGCCGCTTGTTCTTTCGGCGATCGAGGAGATGACGTCGCGGGAGGTGGCTGAGGCGATGGGGATTCCGGAGGGGACGGTGCGGGGCCGGGTGATGCGGGCTAGGGCGGAGCTGAAGAGGCGGTTCGAGGCGGTCGGTAGGGTCAGGGTTATGGATGGGGTGGTGAGGCGATGA
- a CDS encoding acetylxylan esterase, which translates to MSLALLLGAGRAQTPTPVAHLTAEQDHQRLLDLLHITTLRPGKSGSPDKPNAANYDEAKANPFPALPDPLVLSNGKKVTSAKVWWEQRRPEIVEMFDREIYGRVPAHTPKVTWEVTSTKSGVNGDVATTIKSLVGHVDNSSYPLITVDIQMELVTPLAAKGPVPVMMEIGFIGGFPRRPGMPPPPPQVGPTWQQQVLAKGWGYATLSPVSVQADNGAGLTEGIIGLCNKGQPRKLDDWGVLRAWAWGASRALDYFETDKAVDAKQIGIEGHSRYGKASLVAMAYDPRFAIVYVSSSGEGGAKLSRRDWGEVVENLTATGEYHWMAGDFLKYGGSLGWGDLPVDAHELIALCAPRPVFIGGGATNGDGWADARGTFLAEVGAGPVYRLLGKKDLGTTEYPAMQTPLITGDLGFRQHSEGHTPAPNWPTFLEFAGRFMRASGGAPVKGSF; encoded by the coding sequence TTGTCGTTAGCCCTCTTGCTTGGCGCGGGGCGGGCGCAGACACCCACCCCGGTGGCTCACCTGACCGCGGAACAAGATCACCAGAGGCTCCTGGACCTCCTGCATATCACTACGTTGCGACCGGGCAAGAGCGGCAGCCCCGATAAGCCAAACGCGGCGAACTATGACGAAGCCAAGGCGAATCCCTTTCCGGCACTGCCGGACCCTCTGGTTCTGAGTAACGGTAAGAAGGTTACCTCGGCGAAAGTGTGGTGGGAGCAGAGACGTCCCGAGATCGTCGAGATGTTCGATCGCGAGATCTATGGACGTGTCCCTGCGCATACGCCCAAGGTGACGTGGGAGGTCACATCGACGAAGAGTGGGGTGAATGGCGATGTGGCTACGACGATCAAGAGTCTCGTTGGACACGTCGACAACTCGTCGTATCCGCTGATCACGGTGGATATTCAGATGGAGTTGGTGACACCGTTGGCGGCCAAGGGTCCGGTGCCTGTAATGATGGAGATCGGTTTTATTGGCGGATTTCCGAGGCGTCCGGGGATGCCGCCTCCACCGCCTCAGGTCGGTCCGACGTGGCAGCAGCAGGTACTCGCGAAGGGCTGGGGATACGCCACGCTGAGCCCGGTCAGCGTCCAGGCAGATAACGGCGCGGGGCTGACCGAGGGCATCATCGGCCTTTGCAACAAAGGGCAGCCGCGCAAGCTGGACGACTGGGGCGTGCTGCGAGCCTGGGCCTGGGGAGCGAGCCGGGCGCTCGATTATTTCGAAACAGACAAGGCTGTGGACGCGAAGCAGATCGGGATCGAGGGACACTCCCGCTATGGCAAGGCGTCGCTGGTAGCGATGGCCTATGACCCACGTTTCGCCATCGTCTATGTGAGTTCCTCTGGCGAGGGTGGCGCGAAGTTGAGCCGCAGGGACTGGGGCGAGGTCGTCGAGAACCTTACCGCGACCGGCGAGTATCACTGGATGGCGGGAGATTTCCTGAAGTACGGTGGATCGCTCGGATGGGGAGACCTGCCGGTGGATGCGCATGAGCTGATCGCGCTGTGCGCGCCACGGCCCGTGTTCATAGGAGGCGGAGCGACGAACGGGGATGGCTGGGCGGATGCTCGTGGGACGTTTCTCGCTGAAGTTGGAGCTGGACCCGTCTACCGTCTGCTCGGCAAGAAGGACCTTGGTACGACGGAGTACCCTGCGATGCAGACTCCGCTCATCACGGGGGATCTGGGGTTCCGTCAACATAGTGAAGGGCATACCCCGGCCCCGAACTGGCCGACGTTCCTCGAATTCGCCGGTCGCTTCATGCGTGCTTCCGGTGGAGCACCTGTAAAGGGTTCATTTTAG
- a CDS encoding TonB-dependent receptor: MTIPPRRHSLLQVLSLLLLVFLVTVPQLHAQTFRGGINGTVTDQTGAVVAGATVVATDVGTAVTHNSVSSSGGDFLFQDLPLGDYTVTVAMSGFSTAKYDKVPVSAGAIYTLPVKLAVSSNGTIIEVNAASIALDTTTVTQNTVLDAKTVEDLPLNGRDFTQMIALTPGFGGYSGGGFGSLNGTRANQLNWQIDGVDNNDLWHNIPAVNQGGVSGIAGIILPIDAVDQFNAQTQSGPEGGRNPGGTVNLTLKAGTNQLHGTVYYFNRNELFGAKSPFSDTKAKVRNYNTGFSVGGPFIKDKLFGFLTFEHQRFVIGQSGNATLPSVGWQNQAKAILAAKGVAVNPLMTNVLNAVYGAGNLAQDTTGVVSNFHSNDPEYGYSWNGLAKVDYTLSQKDTLSAHWFVGQGNQVAPTSSHLLAYYEVAPIHVQNIAIVENHVFSNSITNQVLAGVNYFNQVFDDNQTNQNVQSLGFITGATFPNAPNISIGSFDPVGETPPEGRNDITGHLTDQLSWVKGKHQLRFGGEYRQAQLDEFYHRHATGSFTFDGSQVAGTTGYAAALADFLAGKTSAASITIGDPERQVFVNTWFLNAGDSWQVTPKLNFNYGVRYDYEGPLHNQYQNMSVFRPALTASNGLAFQGNQVDSLYPKYYKNISPRLGLSYQVDENTVLRAGYGWYADTPNLNPFLDNRPGNQAPNGVEGNPGGGSPVYNIAAANGGNNTTIVQGVPIFPSAISYPCSASSTCGVFSVAPNFRPSYNENYSLNAEHTINKYTIAQLGYVGSSARHLLSLLDINQAQPGVYTDTVDPVTGVTLVGADFKRQQTRPYFSTYSQYGNINQISSIGTANYNSLQAQLRVNGWHHITTQAVYTWAHNMDEVSQYRGTLAQDSRNFKGDYGNSDYDTRNNFTAFASYEVPGSQHLKLLTNGWQVNGLVNFHGGQPFQIFAGADVSGVNEGLDRVNQIAPAKTGINGQHPNVNWIDLSAFALPTAGTFGNLRRNQFYGPGFSDVDLSFFKNTKIYERLTVQFRAELFNTFNRVNYAPPNISFGSGTATLNDTIGDYNGAPGIGSGEPFNAQFGAKIIF; the protein is encoded by the coding sequence ATGACTATTCCCCCCCGCAGGCACAGCCTCCTTCAGGTTCTGAGCCTGCTTCTTCTCGTCTTCCTTGTCACGGTTCCACAGCTTCACGCGCAGACCTTTCGCGGAGGCATCAACGGAACCGTCACCGACCAGACCGGAGCCGTGGTCGCCGGGGCAACCGTCGTCGCCACCGACGTCGGAACCGCCGTTACCCACAACTCCGTAAGCTCCTCAGGCGGCGACTTCCTTTTCCAGGATTTGCCCCTCGGCGACTACACCGTCACCGTGGCCATGTCCGGTTTCTCCACCGCCAAGTACGACAAGGTACCCGTCTCGGCCGGAGCCATCTATACCCTCCCGGTCAAGCTCGCCGTCTCCAGCAACGGCACCATCATTGAGGTCAACGCCGCCTCCATCGCCCTCGACACCACGACCGTCACCCAGAACACCGTCCTCGACGCCAAGACCGTCGAAGACCTCCCGCTCAACGGACGAGACTTCACCCAGATGATCGCCCTCACCCCCGGCTTCGGCGGCTACTCTGGCGGCGGCTTCGGCTCCCTGAACGGAACCCGCGCCAACCAGCTCAACTGGCAGATCGACGGTGTCGACAACAACGACCTCTGGCATAACATTCCCGCTGTTAACCAGGGCGGTGTCTCCGGCATCGCCGGAATCATCCTGCCCATTGACGCGGTCGATCAGTTCAACGCACAGACTCAATCTGGTCCCGAAGGCGGCCGTAACCCCGGCGGCACCGTCAACCTGACCCTTAAGGCAGGAACAAATCAGCTTCACGGCACCGTCTACTACTTCAACCGCAATGAGCTCTTCGGAGCCAAGAGCCCCTTCTCTGATACCAAGGCGAAGGTCCGCAACTACAACACCGGCTTCTCTGTCGGTGGTCCCTTCATCAAGGACAAGCTCTTCGGCTTCCTGACCTTCGAACATCAGCGCTTCGTCATCGGTCAGTCGGGAAACGCAACTCTGCCGTCCGTAGGATGGCAGAACCAGGCCAAGGCAATTCTCGCTGCCAAGGGTGTCGCCGTAAATCCTCTCATGACGAACGTGTTGAATGCAGTGTACGGAGCGGGCAACCTCGCACAGGATACGACCGGAGTGGTCAGCAACTTCCACTCGAACGATCCTGAGTATGGCTACAGCTGGAACGGCCTCGCCAAGGTCGATTACACCCTGTCCCAGAAGGACACCCTCAGCGCTCACTGGTTCGTCGGTCAGGGCAATCAGGTCGCACCAACGTCCTCGCACCTCCTGGCATATTACGAAGTTGCTCCCATCCACGTCCAGAACATCGCAATCGTCGAAAACCACGTCTTCTCCAACAGCATCACCAACCAGGTCCTCGCTGGAGTCAACTACTTCAACCAGGTCTTCGACGACAATCAGACCAATCAGAACGTCCAGAGCCTCGGCTTTATCACCGGAGCCACCTTTCCCAACGCACCGAACATCAGCATCGGCAGCTTCGACCCAGTCGGCGAGACGCCTCCCGAGGGGCGTAACGACATCACCGGCCACCTCACCGATCAGCTCTCCTGGGTCAAGGGCAAGCACCAGCTCCGCTTCGGCGGCGAATACCGTCAAGCTCAGCTTGACGAGTTCTACCACCGTCACGCCACAGGCTCTTTCACCTTCGATGGAAGCCAGGTTGCCGGAACGACCGGTTACGCCGCTGCCCTCGCCGACTTCCTCGCCGGTAAGACTTCGGCTGCCAGCATCACAATCGGCGATCCAGAGCGTCAGGTATTCGTCAACACCTGGTTTCTGAACGCAGGCGACTCCTGGCAAGTCACGCCGAAGTTGAACTTCAACTACGGCGTCCGCTATGACTATGAAGGACCGCTCCACAACCAGTACCAGAACATGTCGGTCTTCCGTCCTGCCTTGACAGCGAGCAATGGACTGGCCTTCCAGGGCAACCAGGTCGATTCGCTCTATCCGAAGTACTACAAGAACATCAGCCCACGCCTCGGCCTTAGCTATCAGGTCGATGAAAACACCGTCCTCCGCGCTGGCTACGGTTGGTACGCCGACACCCCGAACCTCAACCCTTTCCTCGATAACCGTCCCGGCAACCAGGCACCCAACGGTGTCGAAGGAAACCCCGGCGGCGGAAGCCCCGTCTACAACATCGCCGCGGCAAACGGCGGAAACAACACCACCATTGTTCAGGGCGTGCCGATCTTCCCCTCCGCGATCAGCTACCCCTGCTCAGCCTCTTCGACCTGCGGTGTCTTCAGCGTAGCGCCAAACTTCCGCCCCTCCTATAACGAAAACTACAGCCTCAACGCCGAGCACACGATCAACAAGTACACCATCGCCCAGCTCGGGTACGTCGGTTCCTCGGCACGTCATCTCCTGTCCCTCCTCGACATCAACCAGGCACAGCCCGGCGTATACACCGATACGGTCGATCCCGTCACTGGCGTCACGCTCGTTGGCGCTGACTTCAAACGCCAGCAGACACGACCCTACTTCTCCACCTACTCGCAGTACGGCAACATCAACCAGATCTCCAGCATCGGCACCGCGAACTACAACTCGCTTCAGGCTCAGCTTCGCGTCAACGGCTGGCATCACATCACCACCCAGGCGGTTTACACCTGGGCGCACAATATGGACGAAGTCTCTCAGTACCGCGGCACGCTTGCCCAGGACAGCCGCAACTTCAAGGGGGACTACGGCAACTCCGACTACGACACTCGCAACAACTTCACCGCGTTTGCGAGCTATGAGGTTCCCGGCTCTCAGCACCTCAAACTGCTGACGAACGGCTGGCAGGTAAACGGCCTCGTGAACTTCCACGGCGGTCAACCCTTCCAGATCTTCGCCGGAGCCGACGTAAGCGGAGTCAACGAAGGTCTTGATCGCGTCAACCAGATCGCTCCTGCAAAGACCGGCATCAACGGTCAACATCCGAACGTAAATTGGATCGATCTGAGCGCGTTCGCCCTGCCGACTGCCGGTACCTTCGGAAACTTGCGTCGTAACCAGTTCTACGGCCCCGGCTTCTCGGATGTCGATCTCTCGTTCTTCAAGAACACCAAGATCTACGAGAGACTCACCGTCCAGTTCCGCGCGGAGCTGTTCAACACCTTCAACCGCGTCAACTACGCCCCACCAAACATCAGCTTCGGTTCCGGAACCGCAACCTTGAACGACACCATCGGCGACTACAACGGAGCCCCTGGTATCGGTTCAGGCGAGCCCTTCAACGCACAGTTCGGCGCGAAGATCATCTTCTAA